One Oncorhynchus nerka isolate Pitt River linkage group LG5, Oner_Uvic_2.0, whole genome shotgun sequence genomic window carries:
- the LOC115129943 gene encoding fibroblast growth factor-binding protein 2-like gives MWTRASALLLLACCLWAVEGQNENGNGGGAAATATAENRKGVWEDPIQFNNKAKDLCTMSVTGQGDVTKLRISCQGAERTYWCEYTGKPQMCRAYNNNPRHYFTQIMWDLRKLQNACQAPKAIKPQMCKRAPEDAQMLYSASSTPEAASAATPQKPEKAQEPTQAKPETPKAPIVKQAKPAATKPEQPKPEQVRPEPAKPEARPAPTKPVQSRPVQAKPEQARPAAAKPAGAKPAGAKPAVNKTAVLKKLLTPKPTTPKPTKPTVKGNAKKIAQEYCWQSLQGICSYVIGWFQN, from the coding sequence ATGTGGACTCGGGCTAGCGCACTGCTGCTCCTCGCCTGCTGCCTCTGGGCAGTGGAGGGTCAGAACGAGAACGGCAATGGTGGTGGTGCTGCCGCCACTGCTACTGCAGAGAACAGGAAGGGTGTCTGGGAGGACCCCATCCAGTTCAACAACAAGGCAAAGGACTTGTGCACCATGAGCGTCACCGGCCAGGGAGATGTCACCAAGCTGAGGATATCGTGCCAGGGTGCCGAGAGAACCTACTGGTGCGAGTACACGGGCAAGCCCCAGATGTGTCGTGCCTACAACAACAACCCTCGCCATTATTTCACCCAGATCATGTGGGACCTGAGGAAACTCCAGAACGCCTGCCAGGCACCCAAGGCTATCAAGCCTCAGATGTGCAAGAGGGCACCGGAAGACGCCCAGATGTTGTACTCCGCTTCCTCCACACCAGAGGCAGCATCAGCAGCCACCCCCCAAAAGCCGGAGAAAGCCCAGGAGCCAACCCAGGCGAAACCAGAGACTCCCAAGGCACCGATCGTCAAGCAGGCCAAGCCAGCCGCAACCAAGCCTGAGCAGCCAAAACCAGAACAGGTAAGACCTGAGCCAGCAAAACCAGAAGCAAGACCAGCACCTACAAAGCCAGTGCAATCCAGACCTGTGCAGGCAAAACCGGAGCAGGCAAGACCAGCAGCTGCAAAACCAGCAGGAGCAAAACCAGCAGGAGCAAAACCAGCAGTGAACAAGACAGCAGTACTGAAGAAGCTTCTGACACCCAAACCAACCACTCCAAAACCAACCAAGCCCACTGTCAAGGGCAATGCCAAAAAGATTGCACAAGAGTATTGTTGGCAGTCACTTCAAGGCATCTGTTCCTATGTCATTGGTTGGTTTCAGAACTAA